A section of the Citrus sinensis cultivar Valencia sweet orange chromosome 8, DVS_A1.0, whole genome shotgun sequence genome encodes:
- the LOC102617900 gene encoding fatty acyl-CoA reductase 3-like isoform X2 — MELGSVLEFLENKTILVTGATGFLAKIFVEKILRVQPNVKKLYLLLRAADAKSATVRFHNEIIGKDLFRVLKEKNGTHLNALISEKITLVPGDITREDLGVKDSNLREEMWNKLDVVINLAATTNFDERYDVALDLNTFGAKHVLNFSKKCAKLNVLVHVSTAFVWGEESGMLYESSFKMGDTLNGASGLDIDVERQVVEQELNELQAEGASEEAITLAMKDLGIKRAKIYGWPNTYVFTKVMGEMFIEHLKENMSVAIVRPTIVTGTYKEPFPGWAEGIRTIDSLALGYGKGRLTCFLGDVKGIVDVIPADMVVNAIIVAVVAHAKQPSDVNNIYQVGSSLRNPLIYTNLQDHAYRYFTKKPWINKDGKPVKVGKITVFHDMASFYRYMTVRYILPLKGLELANAAFCKYFQSKYNDLNRKINFVMRLVELYRPYLFFGGILLSRTQL, encoded by the exons ATGGAGTTGGGGAGCGTTCTTGAGTTTCTTGAGAACAAGACCATTCTTGTCACTGGGGCAACTGGCTTTCTAGCAAAGA TTTTTGTGGAGAAAATCTTGAGGGTTCAGCCAAATGTGAAGAAGCTTTATCTTCTTCTTAGAGCTGCCGATGCAAAGTCAGCAACTGTTCGTTTCCATAATGAG ATTATAGGGAAGGATTTGTTTAGGGTTCTAAAGGAGAAAAATGGCACACATCTAAATGCCCTAATCTCAGAGAAGATCACTCTAGTCCCGGGTGACATCACCCGCGAAGATTTGGGAGTGAAAGACTCTAATTTAAGAGAAGAAATGTGGAATAAATTAGACGTAGTGATCAATTTAGCTGCCACTACCAATTTCGATGAAAg ATATGACGTTGCGCTTGATCTCAACACCTTTGGAGCGAAGCATGTTTTGAACTTCTCAAAGAAATGTGCTAAGCTAAATGTCCTTGTCCATGTATCCACtg CTTTTGTGTGGGGGGAAGAATCAGGGATGTTATATGAGAGCTCATTTAAAATGGGAGACACACTTAATGGGGCATCTGGATTAGACATTGATGTGGAGAGGCAAGTGGTGGAGCAAGAACTAAATGAACTTCAAGCGGAGGGAGCAAGTGAAGAAGCTATTACACTTGCAATGAAAGATTTGGGCATCAAAAG GGCAAAAATCTATGGGTGGCCGAACACATACGTATTTACAAAGGTAATGGGAGAGATGTTTATAGAACATCTGAAAGAAAATATGTCTGTGGCAATTGTACGTCCAACCATAGTAACAGGTACTTATAAAGAACCATTTCCTGGTTGGGCTGAAGGTATAAG AACCATTGATAGTCTAGCCCTTGGCTATGGCAAAGGAAGATTAACTTGCTTCCTTGGAGACGTGAagggaattgttgatgtg ATACCAGCTGATATGGTGGTGAATGCTATAATTGTAGCAGTGGTGGCTCATGCAAAGCAGCCTTCTGATGTTAATAACATTTATCAAGTGGGATCATCCTTGAGAAATCCTTTGATATACACTAATCTTCAGGATCACGCCTACCGTTACTTCACCAAAAAGCCATGGATTAACAAAGATGGAAAGCCCGTTAAAGTTGGCAAGATTACTGTGTTCCACGACATGGCTAGCTTTTACAGATACATGACAGTTCGTTACATTCTTCCTCTTAAG GGATTAGAATTGGCAAATGCAGCATTTTGCAAGTACTTCCAGAGCAAGTATAATGACCTCAATCGGAAGATCAATTTCGTGATGCGATTGGTAGAACTTTACAGACCATACTTATTCTTCGGTGGCAT tttGTTGTCTCGTACACAGCTTTGA
- the LOC102617900 gene encoding fatty acyl-CoA reductase 3-like isoform X1 — protein MELGSVLEFLENKTILVTGATGFLAKIFVEKILRVQPNVKKLYLLLRAADAKSATVRFHNEIIGKDLFRVLKEKNGTHLNALISEKITLVPGDITREDLGVKDSNLREEMWNKLDVVINLAATTNFDERYDVALDLNTFGAKHVLNFSKKCAKLNVLVHVSTAFVWGEESGMLYESSFKMGDTLNGASGLDIDVERQVVEQELNELQAEGASEEAITLAMKDLGIKRAKIYGWPNTYVFTKVMGEMFIEHLKENMSVAIVRPTIVTGTYKEPFPGWAEGIRTIDSLALGYGKGRLTCFLGDVKGIVDVIPADMVVNAIIVAVVAHAKQPSDVNNIYQVGSSLRNPLIYTNLQDHAYRYFTKKPWINKDGKPVKVGKITVFHDMASFYRYMTVRYILPLKGLELANAAFCKYFQSKYNDLNRKINFVMRLVELYRPYLFFGGIFDDKNTEKLRLVARDNGVETDIFYFDPKCIDWEDYFINTHIPGIVKYAFK, from the exons ATGGAGTTGGGGAGCGTTCTTGAGTTTCTTGAGAACAAGACCATTCTTGTCACTGGGGCAACTGGCTTTCTAGCAAAGA TTTTTGTGGAGAAAATCTTGAGGGTTCAGCCAAATGTGAAGAAGCTTTATCTTCTTCTTAGAGCTGCCGATGCAAAGTCAGCAACTGTTCGTTTCCATAATGAG ATTATAGGGAAGGATTTGTTTAGGGTTCTAAAGGAGAAAAATGGCACACATCTAAATGCCCTAATCTCAGAGAAGATCACTCTAGTCCCGGGTGACATCACCCGCGAAGATTTGGGAGTGAAAGACTCTAATTTAAGAGAAGAAATGTGGAATAAATTAGACGTAGTGATCAATTTAGCTGCCACTACCAATTTCGATGAAAg ATATGACGTTGCGCTTGATCTCAACACCTTTGGAGCGAAGCATGTTTTGAACTTCTCAAAGAAATGTGCTAAGCTAAATGTCCTTGTCCATGTATCCACtg CTTTTGTGTGGGGGGAAGAATCAGGGATGTTATATGAGAGCTCATTTAAAATGGGAGACACACTTAATGGGGCATCTGGATTAGACATTGATGTGGAGAGGCAAGTGGTGGAGCAAGAACTAAATGAACTTCAAGCGGAGGGAGCAAGTGAAGAAGCTATTACACTTGCAATGAAAGATTTGGGCATCAAAAG GGCAAAAATCTATGGGTGGCCGAACACATACGTATTTACAAAGGTAATGGGAGAGATGTTTATAGAACATCTGAAAGAAAATATGTCTGTGGCAATTGTACGTCCAACCATAGTAACAGGTACTTATAAAGAACCATTTCCTGGTTGGGCTGAAGGTATAAG AACCATTGATAGTCTAGCCCTTGGCTATGGCAAAGGAAGATTAACTTGCTTCCTTGGAGACGTGAagggaattgttgatgtg ATACCAGCTGATATGGTGGTGAATGCTATAATTGTAGCAGTGGTGGCTCATGCAAAGCAGCCTTCTGATGTTAATAACATTTATCAAGTGGGATCATCCTTGAGAAATCCTTTGATATACACTAATCTTCAGGATCACGCCTACCGTTACTTCACCAAAAAGCCATGGATTAACAAAGATGGAAAGCCCGTTAAAGTTGGCAAGATTACTGTGTTCCACGACATGGCTAGCTTTTACAGATACATGACAGTTCGTTACATTCTTCCTCTTAAG GGATTAGAATTGGCAAATGCAGCATTTTGCAAGTACTTCCAGAGCAAGTATAATGACCTCAATCGGAAGATCAATTTCGTGATGCGATTGGTAGAACTTTACAGACCATACTTATTCTTCGGTGGCAT CTTTGATGACAAAAATACGGAGAAGTTACGACTGGTAGCTAGAGATAACGGCGTAGAGACTGatatattttactttgatCCGAAGTGCATCGATTGGGAGGATTACTTCATCAATACTCACATTCCTGGAATTGTGAAATATGCTTTCAAATGA
- the LOC102629857 gene encoding alcohol-forming fatty acyl-CoA reductase-like isoform X2 produces MELGSVVEFLENKTILVSGVTGFVAKVFIEKILRVQPNVKKLYLLVRAADTDSAALRFQNEVLAKDVFNVLKEKWGTRLNSFISEKITFVPGDISSEDLGLKDSNLKEELWNELDIMVNSAAITKFDERYDVAFGINTLGAIHLVNFAKKCVKLKVLRLSAYVAGERTGLILENPLDGASGLDFDAEMKVIDQKLNELKTKGAPQKEITLVMKNLGTERAKLHGWPNTYVFTKTMGEMLMQQSKENLSLVIIRPTVVTGTYKEPFPGWVEDLKTINTLFAGSAQGNLRCLVGETKVIMDVIPVDMVVNAMIVAMVAHAKQPSDANIYHVGSSLRNPVTLVSILDHGFVYFTKKPWINKQGKPVKVSRIILFSSIASFHGYMQIRYLLPLKGLQVANTVFHNFFKGVYNDLRKKVKFVMRVVEIYKPYFYFNGIFDDTNTEKLRMTARGSRTETDLFYFDPDSIEWSDYFMNTHIPGVEKLLQQKRSFPKTKVFRSGHVPSYKTITERVMPMTFIQSSRMGNTHFPVSNRDKTYFQRQRLSKMTLNVLRNQIGAAPICFWKPMSGIYAL; encoded by the exons ATGGAATTGGGAAGTGTTGTTGAATTTCTCGAGAACAAGACCATTCTAGTCTCTGGTGTAACTGGTTTTGTAGCAAAAG TCTTTATCGAGAAAATTTTGAGGGTTCAACCAAATGTGAAGAAGCTTTATCTTCTTGTAAGAGCTGCCGATACTGACTCAGCCGCACTACGTTTTCAGAATGAG GTGTTGGCAAAAGATGtgtttaatgttttaaaggaaaagtggGGCACACGTCTAAATTCGTTTATCTCAGAAAAGATTACTTTTGTCCCTGGTGATATCTCCAGTGAAGATTTGGGATTGAAAGACTCTAATTTAAAAGAAGAGTTATGGAATGAACTAGACATCATGGTCAATTCAGCAGCCATAACCAAATTTGACGAAAG ATATGATGTTGCGTTTGGCATCAACACCTTGGGAGCTATACATCTTGTAAACTTCGCGAAGAAATGTGTCAAGTTAAAG gtATTACGTCTTTCAGCTTATGTAGCCGGGGAAAGGACAGGGCTTATATTGGAGAATCCTCTTGATGGCGCATCTGGATTAGACTTTGATGCGGAGATGAAGGTGATAGATCAGAAACTGAATGAACTCAAAACGAAGGGAGCTCCGCAGAAGGAAATTACACTTGTCATGAAAAATTTGGGCACCGAAAG GGCAAAACTGCACGGATGGCCAAACACATATGTATTCACCAAGACGATGGGAGAGATGCTCATGcaacaatcaaaagaaaatctgTCACTGGTCATTATACGCCCTACTGTTGTAACTGGTACTTACAAAGAACCATTTCCCGGTTGGGTTGAAGACCTGAA AACCATCAACACCCTTTTTGCTGGCTCTGCTCAAGGAAATTTACGTTGCTTAGTCGGAGAAACTAAGGTCATTATGGATGTG ATACCCGTTGATATGGTGGTGAATGCTATGATTGTTGCCATGGTTGCTCATGCAAAACAGCCTTCTGATGCCAATATTTATCATGTTGGATCATCTTTAAGAAATCCTGTGACACTCGTGAGTATTCTAGATCACGGCTTCGTTTACTTCACAAAGAAACCATGGATTAATAAACAAGGAAAGCCCGTTAAGGTTAGCAGGATTATACTCTTCAGCAGCATCGCTAGCTTTCACGGATACATGCAAATTCGCTACTTGTTGCCACTCAAG GGATTACAAGTGGCAAATACCGTATTTCACAATTTCTTTAAGGGCGTGTACAATGATCTGCGTAAGAAGGTTAAGTTCGTGATGCGGGTGGTAGAAATTTACAAACCATACTTTTACTTCAATGGCAT CTTTGATGATACAAACACagagaaattgagaatgaCAGCAAGAGGCAGTCGGACTGAGACTGATTTGTTTTACTTCGATCCAGATTCCATTGAATGGAGCGATTATTTCATGAATACCCATATTCCTGGTGTGGAAAAACTACTACAGCAGAAAAGGTCATTTCcgaaaacaaaagttttcaGAAGTGGGCATGTTCCCTCATACAAAACAATTACTGAGAGAGTAATGCCTATGACATTCATTCAAAGCAGTCGCATGGGAAATACACATTTTCCAGTTAGTAATCGAGACAAGACATATTTTCAAAGGCAACGGCTGTCTAAAATGACATTGAATGTCCTCAGAAATCAGATAGGAGCAGCACCAATTTGTTTTTGGAAACCAATGTCGGGAATATATGCACTTTAa
- the LOC102629857 gene encoding alcohol-forming fatty acyl-CoA reductase-like isoform X3 codes for MELGSVVEFLENKTILVSGVTGFVAKVFIEKILRVQPNVKKLYLLVRAADTDSAALRFQNEITFVPGDISSEDLGLKDSNLKEELWNELDIMVNSAAITKFDERYDVAFGINTLGAIHLVNFAKKCVKLKVIVHVSTAYVAGERTGLILENPLDGASGLDFDAEMKVIDQKLNELKTKGAPQKEITLVMKNLGTERAKLHGWPNTYVFTKTMGEMLMQQSKENLSLVIIRPTVVTGTYKEPFPGWVEDLKTINTLFAGSAQGNLRCLVGETKVIMDVIPVDMVVNAMIVAMVAHAKQPSDANIYHVGSSLRNPVTLVSILDHGFVYFTKKPWINKQGKPVKVSRIILFSSIASFHGYMQIRYLLPLKGLQVANTVFHNFFKGVYNDLRKKVKFVMRVVEIYKPYFYFNGIFDDTNTEKLRMTARGSRTETDLFYFDPDSIEWSDYFMNTHIPGVEKLLQQKRSFPKTKVFRSGHVPSYKTITERVMPMTFIQSSRMGNTHFPVSNRDKTYFQRQRLSKMTLNVLRNQIGAAPICFWKPMSGIYAL; via the exons ATGGAATTGGGAAGTGTTGTTGAATTTCTCGAGAACAAGACCATTCTAGTCTCTGGTGTAACTGGTTTTGTAGCAAAAG TCTTTATCGAGAAAATTTTGAGGGTTCAACCAAATGTGAAGAAGCTTTATCTTCTTGTAAGAGCTGCCGATACTGACTCAGCCGCACTACGTTTTCAGAATGAG ATTACTTTTGTCCCTGGTGATATCTCCAGTGAAGATTTGGGATTGAAAGACTCTAATTTAAAAGAAGAGTTATGGAATGAACTAGACATCATGGTCAATTCAGCAGCCATAACCAAATTTGACGAAAG ATATGATGTTGCGTTTGGCATCAACACCTTGGGAGCTATACATCTTGTAAACTTCGCGAAGAAATGTGTCAAGTTAAAGGTCATTGTTCATGTATCTACTG CTTATGTAGCCGGGGAAAGGACAGGGCTTATATTGGAGAATCCTCTTGATGGCGCATCTGGATTAGACTTTGATGCGGAGATGAAGGTGATAGATCAGAAACTGAATGAACTCAAAACGAAGGGAGCTCCGCAGAAGGAAATTACACTTGTCATGAAAAATTTGGGCACCGAAAG GGCAAAACTGCACGGATGGCCAAACACATATGTATTCACCAAGACGATGGGAGAGATGCTCATGcaacaatcaaaagaaaatctgTCACTGGTCATTATACGCCCTACTGTTGTAACTGGTACTTACAAAGAACCATTTCCCGGTTGGGTTGAAGACCTGAA AACCATCAACACCCTTTTTGCTGGCTCTGCTCAAGGAAATTTACGTTGCTTAGTCGGAGAAACTAAGGTCATTATGGATGTG ATACCCGTTGATATGGTGGTGAATGCTATGATTGTTGCCATGGTTGCTCATGCAAAACAGCCTTCTGATGCCAATATTTATCATGTTGGATCATCTTTAAGAAATCCTGTGACACTCGTGAGTATTCTAGATCACGGCTTCGTTTACTTCACAAAGAAACCATGGATTAATAAACAAGGAAAGCCCGTTAAGGTTAGCAGGATTATACTCTTCAGCAGCATCGCTAGCTTTCACGGATACATGCAAATTCGCTACTTGTTGCCACTCAAG GGATTACAAGTGGCAAATACCGTATTTCACAATTTCTTTAAGGGCGTGTACAATGATCTGCGTAAGAAGGTTAAGTTCGTGATGCGGGTGGTAGAAATTTACAAACCATACTTTTACTTCAATGGCAT CTTTGATGATACAAACACagagaaattgagaatgaCAGCAAGAGGCAGTCGGACTGAGACTGATTTGTTTTACTTCGATCCAGATTCCATTGAATGGAGCGATTATTTCATGAATACCCATATTCCTGGTGTGGAAAAACTACTACAGCAGAAAAGGTCATTTCcgaaaacaaaagttttcaGAAGTGGGCATGTTCCCTCATACAAAACAATTACTGAGAGAGTAATGCCTATGACATTCATTCAAAGCAGTCGCATGGGAAATACACATTTTCCAGTTAGTAATCGAGACAAGACATATTTTCAAAGGCAACGGCTGTCTAAAATGACATTGAATGTCCTCAGAAATCAGATAGGAGCAGCACCAATTTGTTTTTGGAAACCAATGTCGGGAATATATGCACTTTAa
- the LOC102629857 gene encoding alcohol-forming fatty acyl-CoA reductase-like isoform X1: MELGSVVEFLENKTILVSGVTGFVAKVFIEKILRVQPNVKKLYLLVRAADTDSAALRFQNEVLAKDVFNVLKEKWGTRLNSFISEKITFVPGDISSEDLGLKDSNLKEELWNELDIMVNSAAITKFDERYDVAFGINTLGAIHLVNFAKKCVKLKVIVHVSTAYVAGERTGLILENPLDGASGLDFDAEMKVIDQKLNELKTKGAPQKEITLVMKNLGTERAKLHGWPNTYVFTKTMGEMLMQQSKENLSLVIIRPTVVTGTYKEPFPGWVEDLKTINTLFAGSAQGNLRCLVGETKVIMDVIPVDMVVNAMIVAMVAHAKQPSDANIYHVGSSLRNPVTLVSILDHGFVYFTKKPWINKQGKPVKVSRIILFSSIASFHGYMQIRYLLPLKGLQVANTVFHNFFKGVYNDLRKKVKFVMRVVEIYKPYFYFNGIFDDTNTEKLRMTARGSRTETDLFYFDPDSIEWSDYFMNTHIPGVEKLLQQKRSFPKTKVFRSGHVPSYKTITERVMPMTFIQSSRMGNTHFPVSNRDKTYFQRQRLSKMTLNVLRNQIGAAPICFWKPMSGIYAL; this comes from the exons ATGGAATTGGGAAGTGTTGTTGAATTTCTCGAGAACAAGACCATTCTAGTCTCTGGTGTAACTGGTTTTGTAGCAAAAG TCTTTATCGAGAAAATTTTGAGGGTTCAACCAAATGTGAAGAAGCTTTATCTTCTTGTAAGAGCTGCCGATACTGACTCAGCCGCACTACGTTTTCAGAATGAG GTGTTGGCAAAAGATGtgtttaatgttttaaaggaaaagtggGGCACACGTCTAAATTCGTTTATCTCAGAAAAGATTACTTTTGTCCCTGGTGATATCTCCAGTGAAGATTTGGGATTGAAAGACTCTAATTTAAAAGAAGAGTTATGGAATGAACTAGACATCATGGTCAATTCAGCAGCCATAACCAAATTTGACGAAAG ATATGATGTTGCGTTTGGCATCAACACCTTGGGAGCTATACATCTTGTAAACTTCGCGAAGAAATGTGTCAAGTTAAAGGTCATTGTTCATGTATCTACTG CTTATGTAGCCGGGGAAAGGACAGGGCTTATATTGGAGAATCCTCTTGATGGCGCATCTGGATTAGACTTTGATGCGGAGATGAAGGTGATAGATCAGAAACTGAATGAACTCAAAACGAAGGGAGCTCCGCAGAAGGAAATTACACTTGTCATGAAAAATTTGGGCACCGAAAG GGCAAAACTGCACGGATGGCCAAACACATATGTATTCACCAAGACGATGGGAGAGATGCTCATGcaacaatcaaaagaaaatctgTCACTGGTCATTATACGCCCTACTGTTGTAACTGGTACTTACAAAGAACCATTTCCCGGTTGGGTTGAAGACCTGAA AACCATCAACACCCTTTTTGCTGGCTCTGCTCAAGGAAATTTACGTTGCTTAGTCGGAGAAACTAAGGTCATTATGGATGTG ATACCCGTTGATATGGTGGTGAATGCTATGATTGTTGCCATGGTTGCTCATGCAAAACAGCCTTCTGATGCCAATATTTATCATGTTGGATCATCTTTAAGAAATCCTGTGACACTCGTGAGTATTCTAGATCACGGCTTCGTTTACTTCACAAAGAAACCATGGATTAATAAACAAGGAAAGCCCGTTAAGGTTAGCAGGATTATACTCTTCAGCAGCATCGCTAGCTTTCACGGATACATGCAAATTCGCTACTTGTTGCCACTCAAG GGATTACAAGTGGCAAATACCGTATTTCACAATTTCTTTAAGGGCGTGTACAATGATCTGCGTAAGAAGGTTAAGTTCGTGATGCGGGTGGTAGAAATTTACAAACCATACTTTTACTTCAATGGCAT CTTTGATGATACAAACACagagaaattgagaatgaCAGCAAGAGGCAGTCGGACTGAGACTGATTTGTTTTACTTCGATCCAGATTCCATTGAATGGAGCGATTATTTCATGAATACCCATATTCCTGGTGTGGAAAAACTACTACAGCAGAAAAGGTCATTTCcgaaaacaaaagttttcaGAAGTGGGCATGTTCCCTCATACAAAACAATTACTGAGAGAGTAATGCCTATGACATTCATTCAAAGCAGTCGCATGGGAAATACACATTTTCCAGTTAGTAATCGAGACAAGACATATTTTCAAAGGCAACGGCTGTCTAAAATGACATTGAATGTCCTCAGAAATCAGATAGGAGCAGCACCAATTTGTTTTTGGAAACCAATGTCGGGAATATATGCACTTTAa